CTCGGTCATCTTGCTTTATCTTTATGGACAAATATATTCTCAACAAGCCAGGCCAGCACGACGGGAGTGCTTTGAAACAATATATGGTGTTATTGGCTTATTGCATACAGTAAACCAATAAATATAAGTAGTAGAAACAGGATCAACTTGTACTAAGTACTGATGATATATATTTGGCAGGGAGTGACTAGAAACGGAGATGATGTTGCTGTGAAGAGGCTTCTCAATTCCAGTCTAGACTTTAAGCATCAGTTAAAAAATGAGCTCTATAACCTCAGGAAACTTAATCATCCGAACATTGTACACGTTCTGGGCTATTGTTTTGAAACAGAGCAAAAACCATTTATCATGAAAGATGGAAGTAAGGTGTTTGTTGATGAGACACAAGGAGCGCTATGCTTGGAATATATGCACAATGGCAGCCTTCAACAACTTCTTTCTGGTACGCTCCTGCCCTATTATCAGTATGTGTTGTAAGAATACTTGTATATTTGCATTTGATTAAGAATCTTTTTTGTTTACCGCTGCTGCAGATGAGTTTTCTGGACTTGAATGGCACACACGGTTCAAAATAATCAAGGGGACTTGTGAGGGTCTAAAGTATATTCATGAGCTGGAAGAACCTATTTACCACTTGGACCTAAAACCTGACAACATATTGCTAGATAAGGACATGGTGCCAAAGATTGCAGATTTTGGTTTGTCCAGGATCATTCATAAAGAACCAACGCGAATCACACAAAATCCGTATGGAACACAGTAAGCTAAATGTCTCAACTGAACATATTGTTTTTCTAAGCGTACAAATTAAGTCATGCGCATTACAAATTGGTTGAATATGATGCAATGCAGAGGGTATCAGCCACGAGAATACATCGACAGTGGTGAAATATCAGGAAAATTTGACATATTTAGCTTGGGTGTCATAATGATAAGGGTTGTGTCAGGACCCAAGGGCTACCCCAAATGTCTAGATATGTGTTTGGACGAGTTTGTTGATCAAGTAAGAAATGATATTTCTTATTAACAGGGCCCTTTTTTAATCTAATACTATCTCATATTTACATTGGAACAGTATATATCAGCCTAGCTTGACAGTTCAATTTATCAGGTCCAAAGGAACTGGAGGAACAGGTTGCAGGCGACATACAGTAGTGGTTCCTTGGTTGAAGCATATTGCCACCAAGTAAAGACATGCATTCAATTAGCATGGTTATGTGTGGAGGAAGACAGCAAAAAAAGGCCCAACATAGGGAAGATCACTGAGAAGCTGAATGAGATTGAAACTGCCATTGGCGAGGTAATAATTAATATCACTTGAGAAGGCATATAATGGATATCTAGGTCAGGAACTAATTTCAATAAAAGCGAAATCATGTCATCAGTTCACTTAGTTATTTTTTTCTAGTAAATTAGCAATTGTTTCTCAACACTCAACAGTATGGATCTCTCCAGGAGTCAGGAACACAATAATATACAGCAGTTTTCCAATCATCTAAAACTGATAGTGACGATGTGAAACATATTGATTGATAGAGAAAGTTCAAGTCTATGACTACACATGTAATGTTCTCTCTGGAATTGAAAGCTATATTAGTCACATCTTCATATCAAAACTGGATAATGTATAGGCACATGAAGCAAGAACTTATGATTAATTTTTTTGATACTAAAGTTATTTGGCTTGACATCACCAATTTATTGTGTAATATGCAGAGGAGCTGTTATTTCAGCTATCAGCAATGCCTAAACACATGCAGACTGCCCTGCATCTtaagaaaaaaaaaaacatcACATTGCACTGTTTATGCTAAATTGTGGTTTCTGTCAAGTCAAATAAACAAATTGGCATATAGCTTAATATTTGTGTGAGCAAATGGAAAACTAAATTTTGCATTATATTTAAACACCACTTCCTCTAATCAAAATTATATTCATTTTATGATTCATGTTCGTATAGAAATAATTACTGAGAATGACTACACCATACTGATATTAATTGAAACATCAAGAAAAAATCATAATATACATTTTTATTGAACTTACACGTTTTGAACAAATTGTTACTTGAAATATCATCTTGAATATTGTATCAATGTCTTAAAAGGCATTATTAATTGAGTTTGCAGTTTGTTCACAAACCAACTGAAATATTGCAGCTTCCCCAGAAAGGATGTATAAAAAATGTTTCTGGAATGACAATGCATTATAACAAGAATATAGATATGAGAAACAAATCAACGGATGTCAAAGGTCAACACCAGAATATTAATTTGATAGGCCCTAGTTGCAGTGAGCCGGAATTTGTTGATGCACGACAAACATCGTCAGATGTAGTAGAAGAACTCATTGTTGGGAGGGCCgaggagaaaaggaaaataatTGGTTCTTTACTTGCGGGTATGTCAGAAAAGATCATCATCCTTCCTATATATGGTATTGGAGGCATTGGCAAGACAACTTTGGCAAGGTTGATTTACAATGATCCAAATTTCAAATGTTATACTCATGTATGGGTTGATGTGTCCCGGAGATTTGACTTGAATAAAATTTGTGAGTCTACAATTTCACAAATATCTGGAAAAGAAAGCCGGGCTAATGAAAGAAAGATAGTACATAGTTGCCTCACAAAACTACTTTCTGGTAAGAAGATTCTGATTGTTTTAGATGACCTGTGGGAGGATGATCAATTCCACCTGCAGGAGTTGAAGGATATGCTATATCATGCTGATAGCAACATAATTATTTTAGTAACAACACGCAGTGAACGTGTTGCCGGAAGAATCTGTACTAACCTTCAACCATACAAGATATTACCCTTGACAAATGACATGTGCTGGGATATAATAAAACAAAGAAGTGCTTTTGAAGCTAGAGACGACAAAAAACAGTTGACGAATATTGGAAGGGAGATCGCCCAGAAGTGTGGTGGTGTGGCTTTAGCAGCTCAATCTCTAGGCTTTACTTTGAGGTCCATGAATTTTAATCAATGGATGAACGTGAAAGACAATGATATCTGGAATGAACCTGTTTCAACCGATGCATCTTTGCCAAATCATGTTCTTGCATCTTTGAAGTTAAGTTATAGTCAAATGGATTTAAGCTTGAAGAAATGCTTTAGCTACTGTGCAATCTTTCCAAAAGGCCACAAGATAGTTAAATATGATGTAATTTATCAATGGATTTCTTTGGATTTCATCAAGCCAACCAAAATACTCTCCAATTTGCAGCTTTGCGAGAAGTATATTGCGCGGCTCCTGGGACTATCTTTCTTTCAACATTCAGCGTCACCCACGGTGTGTTATTTCTGCATACCAATACTACATTTGAATAATTCTTACTCATAATTCAATCAGTTGAAATAAGACTTACATTTTGCGATTTTTGCCAAGTCATGACTCACTTGCAGTTCAGACTTTTGTTTTTTAGAAAAAGCAAGTGGTGGTCAAGACCCTAAGGGACATGGTTTATTAGGGCTACTCTTATGTGGGCTCGGGACTAAATCTACATGGTCATGAAGCGTGCTTGTACGGGGAAACCTATATAGCTTCCGGAAGTTTTTTACTTATGAAACTTCCAGTATTTGAGATCCGTGCTACACTGGATGGATGGCTAAAATAAGGTGGGGAGCAATCCAACCATAAATAAATATATCTCATCCCCCAAGCCGACCGTAAGTAAATACCTAACCCCGTATAATGTTGAATTAGCCTTTTCAAAATGTTGAATCAAGATTCGGACCATGTTGAGTCAGTTGTAAGAAAATGCCAAAGCATGCATCAGACATAGAGAAATCCAGGTGAGGTGAGGGGAGCAAGCCATGAATAAATATCTACCCCCGAGCAATGTTGAATTAGCCTATTAGAAATGTTGATAAAGGGTTCACATATTGTTGAATCTAGTGTAAGAAAATGTCGCAAACCTGCCATTGTCGTGCCCCAGAAGCCGCTAGACCCCTCATCACGGGATGCACGCGGATGTCCCAACTGCCACCAGACGCCACGAGCCCATGACGCACACTACGAGCATCCCCGTATTGCACACATGAAGGGCACCGCGGAGCGCCATGCACAGCAGCCGGGCGAATCTGCCCGGCGGCGTGTGGGTTAACCAGTTGGCCAAAGCCACCGAGGCGCCACGACagggccgccgccgcagtcGCGGCGGTGTCAAGAGGCACAACCCCCGTTGGCCGAGCCAGGCATGTGCCGCCGCGCATCAGTAGTCAGGCACTGCGCGAGGCACTCGACTAATATAAAATGGTTTCCCTGAGCCCTGCACGAATCTTGATGTGACCAACATTGACGGTAAAAAAATTGTACCGGCGAGACGGTACCGCCGGTATACTTATGTCTGGGTGAGAGAGAGCCCTGCAGCTGCACCTTCCTTGCGGCCGCATGGGCTTCCGGCGGCCTCTCGAGCGGCGGTGAGCGGGGAAGCAGAgccagagggcggcggcgcatgAGGGGTTTGGTGTCGTTCTGTGCCAATCGATGTTGAATGAAGAACTCCACTTGAACAATTGAACAATTATTGGTTTTATGTGTTCGTTTCAATATCCGGAGTGCCCTTTGGTATTTGGTTCTTGTTGTGATTTTCATGCTTTGATTCCGTCTCCAGGAGTAGTACCTGTGTCCACTCTATTTTTAAAAACAGCTGTGCACTCTGTGTTGCCTAAGAGCTGATGCTGGCATGCATGTTCTTCATGTTGCAGGGTGATAGAGAGGACGACGTGGCTGCTACAGTGTTCACTATGCACGATCTGGTTCATGACTTAGCAAGATCGATCATGCTTTACGAAATTCTAGATGCTAGCAAACAATGCAATACTGGGGGAAGCAGATTCCAATTTGCGTTACTCAATGATTGTACCAAACCATTGAAGTCATTCACGCAATATCCTACCGCGGTAAGAGCACTGCGTTTTCATGGTTCAGACCAAAATGTGCTCCATGGTGCGTCATTTTTGTCGGCTAAGTACCTTTGCGTCTTGGATTTAAATGAGTGCTCTGTACAGAAGTTGCCAAAATCTATTGGTAATTTAAAGCATTTGAGATATATTAATGCTCCGAGGGTCGAACATCGGGCCATTCCCAATTGTATCACAAAGCTGAAAAAATTAATTTACCTCAGCCTTCGTGGATCGTATCAGATCTTGGCACTGCCAGAATCAATTGGAgaattgaagggtttgatgtaTCTTGATTTGTCAGGTTGTTCCAGATTAGAAAAACTGCCGGTGTCATTTGGCATGCTAACAAAGTTGGTGCACCTAGATATGTCAGGTTGTTCTGATGTTACAGGTGTATCAGAGTCCTTGGAGAGCCTCACCAACCTTGAATATCTGAATTTATCGCACTACAGGACCTTGAGTACCACAAAGAGACAACCACCAGAAGCTTTGAGGAGACTCACCGATCTGAAGTATTTAAACTTATCAGGTTCTACATTCTTCATCGAAGATCATGGTATAATACAAGCCTTGTGCAGCCTTACCAAACTCCAATGTTTGAATTTGTCAAAATGTTCACTCTTAGTTAGAGACTCGCATCTCACATGGATATCAGAAGCCATGAGAAATCTCACCGAGCTCCGTTATTTAGATTTATCAAGTTGCTCAACCGTCTCAGGAGCTGATAAAGCACTTCCCATTTTTCTTGAGTGTATAAGTAACCTTCCAAACCTAGAGCATCTGGATTTGTCCGATAATAGAGAGCTTATGAGAGTTCCTGACTGTATTTGTAGCCTAAGAAAGTTACATAGGCTGGATCTCTCGTACTGCTACAATCTGCGGAGTCTACCGGCAACTCTGCATGAAATGGATAGTCTGAAGTTTATGCATCTGGAGGATTTAGAACTGTTGAAGGTGCCAGCACTCAACAAAAATTTAATTACATTACCACACTTTCTGGTCCAAGCTGATTATCACAACTCCAGCAGCAACCTTGCTCTCCTTCAAGATGTAAATCGTACTGACCTGGTGATAAGCAGACTTGAAAACGTGAAGTCCGTGCAAGAGGCGCGGAGTGTAAGACTAATGGAAAAAGGAAGAATTAAGGAAATGAAACTCAACTGGACTAGAGATTCTGAGAGGTTTGTTGAGGACATGGAAGTGTTGGGAGAGCTAGTCCCCCCAATAACTTTAGAGGAGTTATATATAGATGGTTACAGTAGTGTAAGATTTCCTGAGTGGTTTATTGGTATTGCCGATCATCTCCCTAATCTTTGTCGGATCTCCTTATCCAATCTGCCCAAGTGCAACGCACTGCCACCACTTGGCCAATTACCTAATCTGGAAGAGTTGGAATTTTATCGAATGAGTGGCATTTCAAAAATTAATGGGGACTTGTACGGCACCAGAAGGCCATCATTTCCTCGACTGAAGGATTTTTCCCTAAGTAGAATGGAAAGCCTTGAGGTGTGGTACACAACGTACTCTCATGGCGGGGATGGTGTGAGCAAGTTTATGTTCCCCAACCTTCAAAGATTGACAATAAGTGATTGCCCCAACTTGAGGCAGAAACCATGTCCACATAGAGCTAAGGAGCGATGGGACATATGTGGAGCATGTGATGGTGTAATATCTTCATGGGAGGAGAGGGCATCACAGACCGCTgtttcctccccctcctctgctccggTAACTACTTTGTGTATATATTTCTGCGAGGTGCCTATGCATAAGTGGAGGCTGCTTCACCACCTCCTTGCCCTCACTAAATTAGAGATAAACGGGTGCAGTAATCTGAGCAGCTCGCCAGAGATCATGCGAGCACTCTCCTCCCTCCAGTTGCTAACTCTGGAGAGCCAGGGCCAGCCAGAACCAGAACTGCCAAATTGGTTGGGTCAGCTTGCATCACTTAAGGAGTTGACAATAGAGGGATACGAGGTGCAGGCATTGCAGGGTTCCATGGGGCATCTCAGTTTGTTACAGTCATTATGTTTGAAATGTATTAAAAGCATGACAGCACTTCCTCAATGGGTGCCAGACCTCATCTCTCTGCAACAGTTGGAAATCTGGCACTGTTCGAACCTGAATGATCTGACAGGGACCATCGGGTGCCTCATCTCTCTCAACGAACTCGCCATCATCAATTGCAACGGCGTCACGTCTTTACCAGAGAGCATACAAAAGCTAACCATGCTCAAAAAGCTAAAAATTTATCTCTGCAATGAACTAGTGAGGTGGTGTGAAACTGAGGAGAACAAGGCGATGCTTGCTCACATCGAAGTAAAGGTACCAGGCGTTTTTGTAAAAGTTGTTTAGTACAGAATTTACTTCGTTTTTCATACATTACAAGATTTTGTCCCATGCAGATATGCCTATTTTTTCATATATATTGCGTTGccatttttctatttttttctgCTCTTTCTTTACAAATGGCATCTTTTCGAACTAATTGTTATGCTCGACAAGTGTAAAACGAAGAAAACAACTAGTGATTGCCTGCCAGCAAAAATGCAAAGAAATAGTATCCTGAGGACTTCCGAATTTTTCACTAGCATTTTTTATGAAACAATCAAAACATTTCCCGCATGTGTAATGTTTTTCATTCATGGAAACTAGATTCGCGCTTGCGGAAGTATTTGACGTTTTTTATTTGTTTGTTGCAGATAATATAGGGATTTTCATTGGGTCGATGGAGGATCATCAGGACTTCAGGAGCGAGGAGATTATAAACTGTTTGCAAGGGCCGGCCCGGCTCCTTCTCAAAAATCTCTCTGCCTTTGTTGGTATTCACTTCTGTCATCTCCCCCTGCTCCGGTCATTGTACTCGCGGGTTACCCTGTAGAGGTGGTAACACATCATGGCTCTAGTGCTCTTTTCACAATCCAACTTGAtctttatatattttttaatttaaaaTTGTATAAGATAAGAGTCTCATCATTTTAGAGCCCGGCCCTGCCTTTACCACACCTACCCCGAGGCCGATGGTGCGCCATTGGTGCCACCGGCGCGGATGGACCTAGATGGCTGAGGCTGCCGACGGCAGCGCAGCTGAGACCTTGAAGGTGTTTCAAGTGACGTGCCTGACAAggtttttcttctttctttatTTGGAAACGGGGCATTTTTTCTTTTAGGTTTCAgattgtcggaggaaatctccagccgggtggcggaatgcacccgcctaatcctagttaaggatgggtttggaggagacttaggagcgctcaaTTGATTGTGGATAGACACAGGGAAGACATagggattttagagtggttcgggccgccggagcgtaataccctacgtccacttggggGTTGTATTGCTCTTGAGTTTGAGAGCTTGAGAGTGTGCTTGAGGGAGTCTAAGGGGCTGAGAGGCCTTGGAGAGTCTTGTGTTCTAACGGGCGCacgctcccttttatagtccaaggaaggtgcttacactgtgcgggggcccgacaggtgggcccggccaacaggagcctagTCTAtaagagatatggagatct
Above is a genomic segment from Panicum hallii strain FIL2 chromosome 8, PHallii_v3.1, whole genome shotgun sequence containing:
- the LOC112902635 gene encoding putative disease resistance protein RGA1 isoform X5 codes for the protein MDSEDEIPFQILREITDGFSKERKLGQGAFGVVYKGVTRNGDDVAVKRLLNSSLDFKHQLKNELYNLRKLNHPNIVHVLGYCFETEQKPFIMKDGSKVFVDETQGALCLEYMHNGSLQQLLSDEFSGLEWHTRFKIIKGTCEGLKYIHELEEPIYHLDLKPDNILLDKDMVPKIADFGLSRIIHKEPTRITQNPYGTQGYQPREYIDSGEISGKFDIFSLGVIMIRVVSGPKGYPKCLDMCLDEFVDQVQRNWRNRLQATYSSGSLVEAYCHQVKTCIQLAWLCVEEDSKKRPNIGKITEKLNEIETAIGEFVHKPTEILQLPQKGCIKNVSGMTMHYNKNIDMRNKSTDVKGQHQNINLIGPSCSEPEFVDARQTSSDVVEELIVGRAEEKRKIIGSLLAGMSEKIIILPIYGIGGIGKTTLARLIYNDPNFKCYTHVWVDVSRRFDLNKICESTISQISGKESRANERKIVHSCLTKLLSGKKILIVLDDLWEDDQFHLQELKDMLYHADSNIIILVTTRSERVAGRICTNLQPYKILPLTNDMCWDIIKQRSAFEARDDKKQLTNIGREIAQKCGGVALAAQSLGFTLRSMNFNQWMNVKDNDIWNEPVSTDASLPNHVLASLKLSYSQMDLSLKKCFSYCAIFPKGHKIVKYDVIYQWISLDFIKPTKILSNLQLCEKYIARLLGLSFFQHSASPTS